Within the Dechloromonas denitrificans genome, the region AATGCGGCAGTTGCTTGCGTCGTTCCTGAAGGCCAGCCCAGACTTTTCCGTGAAGTGTTATTACATTCATAAACAAGTCGTTATGACGATTTGTTCAAGTGTTTTACGAATTGATTCCAGCGTCTTGTTGGCATCAACCACCCGAATGCGCTGCGGATTGGCATGCGCTCTTTCCAGATAGGCCTGCCGAACGCGCTCATGAAAATCGGCTCGTTCCTGCTCAAAGCGATCCAGCACGCGACTGGCCACGGCAATCCGCTCCCGGGCGACATCCAGCGGCAAGTCGAAGAGCAGCGTCAGATTCGGCTGCAGATGTTCATGCACCCAGTGCTCCAGCGCCAGGAACTTGGCCCGATCGAGTCCGCGTCCGCCACCTTGGTAGGCGTAGGTGGCATCGCTGAACCGGTCGCAGACCACCCATTCGCCACGCGCCAGCGCCGGCT harbors:
- the tmk gene encoding dTMP kinase — encoded protein: MKGKFITFEGIDGAGKSSHVEWLAESLRARGLVVHVTREPGGTELGEKLRALLLNEPMHLETETLLMFAARREHLARLIEPALARGEWVVCDRFSDATYAYQGGGRGLDRAKFLALEHWVHEHLQPNLTLLFDLPLDVARERIAVASRVLDRFEQERADFHERVRQAYLERAHANPQRIRVVDANKTLESIRKTLEQIVITTCL